The Carbonactinospora thermoautotrophica region ATTGAGCGCTGATCGGACCTGGGAGATGCGTTGAGTGGCGACCCTGCCGCGGGTGGCGGCGGTCAAGGAAATGCACTCGTGGAGGTCCTGGGCGGCGGTTTGGGGATCGCCGCCGCGGAGCCGTGCCAGGGCCAGGTCGGCGGTCACGATCGCGCGCTGCACGCGGTCGCGGGGTCGGGTGAGAGCGTCCCGGCAGCGTTCCAGGTGGGTCTGGGCCGAGTTGACGTGGCCAAGGTGCAGGCGGACCACGCCTTCGAAGCCTCCCAGCCGATCCTCGCTGAATCGGCCGCTGGCAGGGTCGCCGTTCGTGTCGGCGTCGGCGTGATGCCAGGCCAGTTTCAGCGCCGGCAGCGCGCGGCGGTCAGCGCCGGCGCGGGCCGCCATCTCCGCCTGCAGCGCCGCGGCCCGGGCGCGCATCAGGACACTGCTGCCGGCTGCGGCATGCCGCGCAGCGGCATCGGCCAGGCGACGCGCGGCCTGCAGATCTGCGGTGGCGTAGTAGGTGACCATGGCGCGGCTGGTGAGGACCGCCGCGACCGTCCAGGGGTCGGGCAATTCGCCCGCCGCCTTGGTCGCCTGCCCGTACAACGCGACCGCGGCCTGGTCGTCACGCAGCTCGAACGCGACCCGCGCGGCGAGCGCGAACGCGTCCGCCGCGACCGCGGCCAGCTGCTGGCGCACCGGTGCGGGCTGCGCGCCTGCGCGTAGCCGGTGGCAGGACTCGACCAGCGGGGCGAGGCCGACCTGCAGCCGGGCGAACGGCACCTGGCCCACCTGTCCGGCGAGGGTGGTCACCGCGTGCCCGAGCTGGACGAGACAGTCCTCGCCGACCCGATCGGGGTCGACCAAAGCGCCGGCCAGGTCAGCTTGCAGGGTGGGGCTGAGCCATGCCGGCAGGCTCGTCGACCGGCCGGTGTCGAAGGCCACGGTACGGGCGATCGTCTCGCTCAGCTCGCGCAGGCGATCCTCGCCGACGCCGAAGGCTGCGAGCGCCTCCAGCAGGTACGCAAAGTCGCTGCCCGATCCCAGCGCGACTCCGCCGGCGGGGCTCCGCGCGTACAGGTAACCGAGGAGTACCTGGTACCGCTCGTCGGGCCGGGTCGGCCGCGTAGGCGACTCCCACCGGCACACATTGCGGCGCAGATTCTCCAAGTCCGACCGGGCTATGGTGGTGAATCCCAACTGCGCGGCGGCGTCCCGTAACGCGCGGGTCAGATCGCGCCACGACCATCCGCGCCGGGTCCGCAGATCAGCCAAGGCCCGGGCGCCGCGATGCTTGTCCGTCACTTCTACCCCGCTGCGGTTTCCGGACAGAACGTTGCCGTCAGGGTAGTCCTGTGAAGCGGTTCGTGGCCCGGATATGCCGATCTGGTCGCTCGGTATTCAGACGGGAATGATCAGCCGTGGCAGGCCCCGGCCCGCGCCGTAGTCCAGCGTGTACCAGGTGCCGCTGCCGGCGTCACTGGCGCTGTGGGGGAAGCCGATGACGAATTGCGACCGGTCGACCATCCACCGGTTCCGCGCGTGGTAGGAGGCTGCACACAGCCCCGCTGGGTGCCGCAGCTCCACCAGCGCCTCTAGCCGGCCCGCCGCCCGCGCGGCCGCGACCGCCGCCTGGGCCTCAGCCGGCTGCGCGTCGAGGGTGACCGGGACAACCACGGTGATCGGGCACGTCGTGTGCTCGGCCAGCCAGCGCAGCGTCAACGTGTCGATGCCGACTGCTCCGCCGATGTACCAGCGCGGGCCCGACGCCGCCCACGGCCCCAGGTACTCGGCGAACAGCCGCTCGTACTCGGCAAGCGGCCGGTGCCCGGTCGACCGCGTCCCGGTGATCGTGATCGCGTGCGGCACAAGCCTCTCTCCTCACGTGTTCCGCTCGCGACGACACCCCGCACCCTGCCACGACCCGCGCACTGTCGGCCACCCCGCGCCTGAAGCTTGTCGCCGGATGTCGCCTTCCCGGCTCCCATCGTGGGGACTTCACTCGAAGACGTGATCGCCACACGGCCGTCGACGTCCTCACCCCGGTACGCGACCCGCACACCTGCCACGGCCACCCTGCCGGCGAGGACGCCGTCGCCCGCCGCACCCCGTGGCGCGCTGCCCGGGCGACGCCCCACCACGCCCGGGCAGCACCCACTCCAGGGCTGTCCGCCGCAGTCATGCACTGGCCGCGAACGCTGCCCGCGGTTGTGTGCGGGCGTCCCAGGCTGACCCCGACAGCGGGGCGACCCGCGTCTGTCGTTCGGAAGGGGCGCCCTGCCGGCGCCTTCACTACCGAACTACCGACCCGCCACGTTGAGGAGGAACCCGTGCGGATCGTCATGGTGCTGGACACGCCGAACATCTGGGCCGGGGTTCCGGTCGCTGGCACGCCAGCACGCATGGCGCAACTCGCGCGGGCCCTGTCCGGGGCCGGCGCCGATGTCGTCTTCGTGTTATGCGACAGGGGCATCACCGCGACGGCGTTAGCCGCGTGGCCGTTTAACGGACTGCTGGTGCATCCGGAGGTGCTGTACGGGCCGCCGCCGCTACTGGCCGAGCATCTGCGCCCGTACGCTCCCGATCTGCTGGTGGTCACCGACGCCGAGGCCGTGGCCACGAACGCCCGCGCGTGGGCTGATCTCCTCGGCTGCCGGTTGGTGTATGAGGCGCACGACGACGAGGCCGCGCTGTCCCGGTCGCTGGGCGAGCCGGCCGCGTTGACTGCCCGCCGTCGTGCCTGGCAGGAGGCCGCGGCCCGGGCCGCGGATTACGTCACCGTGCTGTCGGCCCGGGAAGCCGCGACGATGCGTGGCTACGGGGTGGACCCCGCGCGGCTGCTCGTCGCACCCAACGGCGTCGACCTGTCGGCGCGTACTCCATGGGGCCCGAATCCCCCCGCCCGGCGCCTGCTGTTCATAGGGAATCTGCACTACGCGCCGAACGCGCGAGCCGTGCAGCTGCTGGTGGAGCTGGTTGCCGCGCTGCGGGAGCGTGGCGTGGAGGTGTCCGCACGCGTGGTCGGCCGCGGGCCGGGTGACGTCACCCGACCCGCAGCGGGGGTGGAGTTCCGCGGGCCCGTAGTCGACCTGGACCCAGAGTTGGCGGACGTGACCGTGGCCGTGGCCCCACTGGTCGCGGGATCCGGGATGAAGATGAAGGTCCTGGACTACCTGGCGGCTGGGCTGCCGGTGCTGGCCACGAGCGAGGCCGTCAACGGCCTGCCGCCCGACTCACCGGGTGTCATCGTCTGCGACGAGCTCGATCGCTGGCCTGGCCTGGTCGCCGAGCTGTTGGACGACCCCGCCCGCCTGCAGACCCTCGGCGCGGCCGGCCGCGCCCGGCTGCGACCGGACCACGAATGGGCCGGCATCGCCGCGCGGGTCCTGGCCGCCTACCGCTCGTGGCTTGCCCTCCCGGCACCGCCGCGGCCACCTGCAGCACTCCCGCCTGGGGCTGGTGAGCCACGGTGGCTTGTGGAACACGCCCAGCAGCAGGCCCTCAAGACCCCTGCCCTGACGACCGCCCAGCCGGTGATTCACCTGCCGGCCGGCATCCCACACCCCGCGTGATGAACCGCGACGGAACCATGCCCACCCGCCGGTACAACTGCCACGCCGTCGCATTGGACGTACACGCTCCCGACGCGGTGTTACGCGAGATCGACGTGTACTTCGCCGCGATGCCCGCCGCCCCGCGCCCACCCAATACCGTGCAGCTCACGCTCGTCCACAATGCCCGCGAGACGCGGCGCCGCCTGGAGCAACTGGCCCACCGTCCCCACGACGGTCACGCCCAGGGGCACCCCCAACTCGTCTACCGGCTGTGGCAGCGCGGGGACGGCGGCCGCCTCCTCGCACCCACCACCGGGGACCCGCACCTGATCACGGTCGCTGCGGGGCCGCGCACGCTCCATCGCGACGTCGCGGTCCGGATCACCGCGGCCAGCTCGGCGACGCTCACCCGGACCGCGATCCGGGTCATGCGCCAGCTCATGATCCGGTACGCCGAACGAGAGGGAGCGGTCAGCGGCCACGCTGCCGCCGTCGTGCTAGTGCCTTGTCCAGGAAGGTTAATCATGTAACTGGTTGATCAGCTGCTGGGCTGGGAGGTGGGTGTGGCTCGTCCGCCGGATGTGTTCGTGCGGCCGCTCGCGATGGCGGAAGGGCGTCGTTTGCAGCGGATCTGCCGGACGGCGAGGGATCCGGTGAGGCTGCGGCGGGCGATGGTGGTGCTGGCCAGTGCGCAGGGTTGGCCGGTGCCGCAGATCGCGCGGCTGGCACAGACGTCGCAGCGGTATGTGCGGGGTGTGATCCACGATTTCAACGAGGTCGGGTTCGCCGCGCTGGACCCAAAATGGAGCGGGGGCAGGCCGAGGACGATTTCTGAGGCGGCCCGCGCTGAGATCTGCCTGATCGCCCGGTGCTGCCCCCGCGACGTGGGTTTGCCGTTCGGCGCCTGGAGCCTGAGCAAGCTGCGCGAGTACCTGATCGACCGGGGCGTGGTGGCCTCGATCAGCCGCGAGACGATCCGGATCATCCTGCGTGGGGCGGGGATCAGCTGGCAGGCGACCAAGACATGGAAGGCCTCGACCGATCCGGACTTCGCATCGAAGATGCGCCGGGTGCTTGCCCTGTACGATCATCCGCCCGAGGGCGGCCGGGTGGTCTGCGTCGATGAGTTCGGGCCGCTGAACCTGCGGCCGCGTCCTGGCCGGGGCTGGTACCCGGCTGGGCGTCCCGCCCGGATCCGCGCCACCTACACCCGCACCCTGGGGGTGCGGCACATGCTTGCCGCGCTGGACCTGGCCACCGGCAAGATTTTCTACCGGATCCGCGACCGGAAACGCTGGCGGGAGTTCCTCGCGTTCTTGAAGGTGCTGCGCCGCCGCTGGCCAACCGAACGGCTCTACGTGGTCGTGGACAACTTCGCCCCGCACCGGCACCCGAAGGTGCGCGAGTGGGCCGTTGACCACGACGTGGAGCTGGTGTTCCTGCCGACCTACGCGTCCTGGCTGAACTGGATCGAGCCCGAGTTCACCGGCGTGCGCTACTTCGCGTTGAACGGTTCGGACTTCACCAGCCACGACCAGCAGAACGCCGCCATCGCCGCCTACCTCCGCTGGCGCAACCAGCACGCCGAACCCAAACGCGACTTCGCTGTCAGCTCCAAGATCCGCCAACCCGATTACGTGATCAACGTTGCTTGACGCGGCACTAGCCGGATCCGCTCTAGATGGTTGATGTGAATTTCGTTGCTGGTGGCGACACGCGTGGCGGGTAGGGGCGGAGAAGGCGGAGAGTGTCCAGGATCGGCGTTGCACACCCAACGTCGACCATGGGGGCCGCGTGGACGCCGACCTGGACACTCTTCTGATCGCACTCTACGTGGCCTTGGAGGATCACATCATCCCGGCCAGACGGACACGCCGGGCCGGTCCGGGCCGCCGGCCAAAGGTCACCGATGCCGAACTGGTGTGCCTGGCCGTGGCGCAGGCGCTGCTGCGCTACCCCGATGAGCATCACTGGCTACGTGCCGCACCCGCCCGGGTCGGGCACCTGTTCCCGCGGCTGTTGTCGCAACCGGAGTACAACCGCCGGCTCCGCGCCGCCGCTGACCTGATGGAAGACGCGCTGCGGTGGCTGGCCGACCACACCCCGGCCACCGCCGAACCGCTGCGGCTGATGGACGGCACACCGGTGCCCTGCGGCGCCTCCCGGACCACCGCGAGGCGCTCGAACCTGTTCGGCTGGGCCGGCTACGGCCACGACACCTCCCACCACCGCTTCTACTGGGGTACCAGGCTGATGCTCCTGGTCACCGCCGAGGGCACCATCACCGGGTTCGGGCTGGCCAACCCCAAGCTGGTCGGCGAACGCCAGCAGGTGCTGGGCCTGCTCGCCCGCCGCAAGAACCTGCCGTCCCCAGGCAGCACGATCGTGTGTGACAAGGGCTTCGCCGGCCGAGACTTCGCCATCGCCCTGGCCGGCAAGGCCCTGACCGTGCTCCGCCCGGCCCGCAAGGACGAACCCGACCCGGGCATCTTCCCCCACTGGCTACGCCAACGCGTCGAAGCGATCATCTGGACCTTGAAAGGCCAACTCCACCTCGAACACCACGGCGGGCGCATCCCCACCGGCCTGTGGGCCCGCATCGTGCAGCGTCTGCTCGCCCTCAACGCCGTGATCTGGCACAACTGGACCATAGGCGCACCAGTCAAGCGCTCCCTGATCCCCTACGACCACTGACCAAGGCCCTGACCAGCCCACAAATTCACATCAACGATCTAGTGGTGGCCGGCCGGCCCGGGTCGGGCAAGACAACGGTGGCGCTGGGCACGGCCGCCCGGTACGGTGCGGCGCTGCTCGCCGGTGACCGAGTGATCTGTCACCCCGACCTCGCACGCGGCACCTGGCAGGTCATCGGCCTGCCGCTGGCGTGGCGTATCGCCCCCGGCACCGCCCGGTCCGTGCCGACGCTGGCCCACGCGCTCGCCGCGGGTCTGAACCCCCGCCGCGGCGAGGCCCTGGTGGACGGCAAGTACGAGCTGACCGGCGCGGAAACCGCCGGCCTGTTCGGCGTCCCCGTCCTACCTGTCGCCGCATTGGGTCGCGTCGTCGTCCTCGAACACGCCCCAGGGCAGGCGGTCAGCGTCACCGAGCTCGCCCCCGATGACCGGATGCCGGCACTCGCCGAGACCCTGTTCCACCCCGACGACCAGCTCTTTACCACCGACTGGCTGGGAGTTCACCCCCCGCTGACGGGGGCGGCCGTCGCCGAACGCGCGGCCCGCCTCGCGCAGACGGTCCCGGTGTACCGGGTGACCTGGCCCGAGCCCGCAGCGCTGGCTGTACTGCCGGACCTGCTGGTCGGCCTCCCAGCCGGCCTGACGCAATGAACGGCGTGATCATCGCCGGTATCTCCGGGGCGGGGAAGACCACCCTGCACCGGGCCGTCATCGCCGCCCTGGCAGGTGCCGGCCGGGAAACCCTCCTGGCGTTCCCGCAGGCGATGACCACCACGGCGCACCTGCACCTGGCCGGCAACCCCGCCGCGCACGCCGCCGCACTCCTCGACTGGTTCCACGACGCCGTGGCATTCGCCGAGCGGGTCATGCACCAGGCCACCGCCGGGGGACTCCTCACCCACCCCCGCTACGGCCGCCACTGGACGCCCACGCTGGTGCTCGAGGGGTTCATCTTCGACATCCCGACCCACGGCTATCCGATTCCTCGCGCGGCCGTCCGGCCGCTGGAACGCCGACTTGCCGCGCTCGACGTCACCCTCGTGGTGCTGCGCGTGCCTCCGGATCACATCCAACGCCAGTGCGTGGAATCCACCCGCCGCCACCGCGGCGAACGGTGGGCGGCCCACCTGGATCGGCTCGGTCGCAGCGACGCGGAGCGGGCCGCGCACTTCCGCCGCCGGCAAGACGATCTGCTGGCGTGGGTTGCCGACACCCCGCTACCCGTCGTGCAGCTCGACACCTCACCGGGACGCTGGGACGACTACACGCGCCGTATCGTCGACCTGTTCACGCCGTCGCGCCACCCTCACGGGTCGGTGTCCAGCCACGCTGCGAACCGGGATCGGTAGTCCGCGCCCAGCGCCGTGTCGCCGACGTGGTGCCAGTAGGCGATCCCGGACAGCCATTCCAGGCCCTCGCACACCCACTGCCGAGCCTCGAACCCGGGAAGGTGCCCGCCAGCGTCCCGGTACCCGGCCAGGAACGGCTCGGCCGTGCCTGGGTACGCCTCGAACACCCACGCCCGCAGTTTCACGAAGTCCGCCGCAGCGTCCCACCAACGCGCGTGCTCGAAGTCCAGCAGCCCGACCATCCGTGCGCCGTTGACGAGTACGTTCGGCAGGTGCAAATCCAGGTGTGTCAACGCTGGACGCACCAGCGGGGCGACCCGGCGGGCCGCCGCCCGCAACCGCGCGGCCGCAGCCGTCACCACCGCTGGCGGCAGCAGTCGGAGCGCGTGGTGCTCGCGCTCCAGCTCCGAGGCCCGCGCTGCGACCACTTCATCCCAGGACACGCGCGCAGCGTGGCCGGTGAACGCCCCGCCCGTGGTCGCGTGCATCCAGGCGACCGCCTGTCCCCAGGGAACGCGACCGCCCGCCGGTCCTCCACCGTCAGGCCCGGCCAAGCCGCCACCGCGTCCACCCCAGGCAGCCAGTCGAACACCAGCAGCGGACGCCCCAACGGCGAACGGTCGACCACCAGGCGCAACCGTGCCACCGGCACCCCGGCCGCGTACGCGGCGCGGTGCATCACCGCGTGGCGGCGTGCCCGGTCCGGGTCCGGCTCGCGGAGGGGAAGCTTCACCAGCAGGTCACCGTCCGGGCCGCTCGCCCGCCACGTTCGATGACTGCGACCACCCGCCACCGGCACTATCGCGCAGACGCCGGCCAGGCCAGGCAACGCCCGTACGACAGCGAGCACCTGGCGGTCGAAGTCCGGTGCGGTGTCGACAGCAGCAGCCCCAGCAGTCACGGCCTGTGAGCGTAGACTGACTTCGCCCGGCCTGCCCGGGTTTTTGCTATCCGCCACCCCAGGGAGCAAAACCGTGCCACCTGCCACCGAGGTCATCGCACGCGCCCTCATCGTGGTCGACGATCACGTGGTACTCGCCCGGCAGGTCGGCCGGGCCTGGTCGTTCCTGCCCGGTGGCCACGTCGACCCCGGCGAGCCGGTCGTCGCCGCCCTGGGCCGCGAGCTGGCCGAGGAGCTGGACGTCACGATCGCCGCAGCCGAACCCATCGGGGTCGTCGAGCACGCCTACCAGGAGAACGGCCCGCGCCACGAGCTCAACATGATCTTCTCCGTACAGATCAGCCAACCGCACGGCGACCTGCGCAGCAGGGAAAATCACCTCGAAATCCACCTCGTGCCCCTG contains the following coding sequences:
- a CDS encoding IS630 family transposase: MRLRRAMVVLASAQGWPVPQIARLAQTSQRYVRGVIHDFNEVGFAALDPKWSGGRPRTISEAARAEICLIARCCPRDVGLPFGAWSLSKLREYLIDRGVVASISRETIRIILRGAGISWQATKTWKASTDPDFASKMRRVLALYDHPPEGGRVVCVDEFGPLNLRPRPGRGWYPAGRPARIRATYTRTLGVRHMLAALDLATGKIFYRIRDRKRWREFLAFLKVLRRRWPTERLYVVVDNFAPHRHPKVREWAVDHDVELVFLPTYASWLNWIEPEFTGVRYFALNGSDFTSHDQQNAAIAAYLRWRNQHAEPKRDFAVSSKIRQPDYVINVA
- a CDS encoding ATP-binding protein — its product is MAGRPGSGKTTVALGTAARYGAALLAGDRVICHPDLARGTWQVIGLPLAWRIAPGTARSVPTLAHALAAGLNPRRGEALVDGKYELTGAETAGLFGVPVLPVAALGRVVVLEHAPGQAVSVTELAPDDRMPALAETLFHPDDQLFTTDWLGVHPPLTGAAVAERAARLAQTVPVYRVTWPEPAALAVLPDLLVGLPAGLTQ
- a CDS encoding NUDIX domain-containing protein, with the protein product MPPATEVIARALIVVDDHVVLARQVGRAWSFLPGGHVDPGEPVVAALGRELAEELDVTIAAAEPIGVVEHAYQENGPRHELNMIFSVQISQPHGDLRSRENHLEIHLVPLADLPAVDLRPARLKDALAQWITTGAPFYRLLHTALVP
- a CDS encoding transposase, with translation MDADLDTLLIALYVALEDHIIPARRTRRAGPGRRPKVTDAELVCLAVAQALLRYPDEHHWLRAAPARVGHLFPRLLSQPEYNRRLRAAADLMEDALRWLADHTPATAEPLRLMDGTPVPCGASRTTARRSNLFGWAGYGHDTSHHRFYWGTRLMLLVTAEGTITGFGLANPKLVGERQQVLGLLARRKNLPSPGSTIVCDKGFAGRDFAIALAGKALTVLRPARKDEPDPGIFPHWLRQRVEAIIWTLKGQLHLEHHGGRIPTGLWARIVQRLLALNAVIWHNWTIGAPVKRSLIPYDH
- a CDS encoding phosphotransferase translates to MHATTGGAFTGHAARVSWDEVVAARASELEREHHALRLLPPAVVTAAAARLRAAARRVAPLVRPALTHLDLHLPNVLVNGARMVGLLDFEHARWWDAAADFVKLRAWVFEAYPGTAEPFLAGYRDAGGHLPGFEARQWVCEGLEWLSGIAYWHHVGDTALGADYRSRFAAWLDTDP
- a CDS encoding glycosyltransferase family 4 protein, producing MRIVMVLDTPNIWAGVPVAGTPARMAQLARALSGAGADVVFVLCDRGITATALAAWPFNGLLVHPEVLYGPPPLLAEHLRPYAPDLLVVTDAEAVATNARAWADLLGCRLVYEAHDDEAALSRSLGEPAALTARRRAWQEAAARAADYVTVLSAREAATMRGYGVDPARLLVAPNGVDLSARTPWGPNPPARRLLFIGNLHYAPNARAVQLLVELVAALRERGVEVSARVVGRGPGDVTRPAAGVEFRGPVVDLDPELADVTVAVAPLVAGSGMKMKVLDYLAAGLPVLATSEAVNGLPPDSPGVIVCDELDRWPGLVAELLDDPARLQTLGAAGRARLRPDHEWAGIAARVLAAYRSWLALPAPPRPPAALPPGAGEPRWLVEHAQQQALKTPALTTAQPVIHLPAGIPHPA